A region of Desulfuromonas sp. TF DNA encodes the following proteins:
- the hemC gene encoding hydroxymethylbilane synthase, whose translation MSKKTLRIGTRASQLALWQANWVKSELEKRHPGLEVTLTKIKTQGDKILDVPLAMVGGKGLFVKEIEEAMLRGEIDIAVHSMKDVPTIFPEGLALRCITEREDPRDIVILKPGVKSWRDLPQGARIGTSSLRRKAQLLHLRPDLQMIDIRGNVETRIRKLTEDDLDAVILAAAGMHRLGFTEQISEYLETEISLPAIGQGALGLESRIEDAEINALIDFFNHPATASAVIAERAFLRRLEGGCQVPIAAFGAVKGDRLSFTGLVSSVDGKQFLKQTVEGQAEEAGHLGTSLADDLLIKGAGKILNEVYQHETFDERREEV comes from the coding sequence ATGAGCAAGAAAACGCTGCGCATAGGAACCCGGGCCAGCCAGTTGGCCCTCTGGCAGGCCAACTGGGTGAAGTCGGAGCTGGAGAAGCGCCACCCCGGCCTGGAGGTCACCCTGACCAAGATCAAGACGCAGGGCGACAAGATCCTCGATGTTCCCCTGGCGATGGTCGGAGGCAAGGGGCTGTTCGTCAAGGAAATCGAGGAGGCCATGCTGCGCGGCGAGATCGACATTGCCGTGCATTCGATGAAGGACGTCCCCACGATCTTCCCCGAAGGACTCGCGCTGCGCTGCATCACCGAGCGGGAGGACCCGCGTGACATCGTCATCTTAAAGCCCGGAGTCAAGAGTTGGCGCGATCTGCCCCAGGGTGCCCGCATCGGCACATCCTCCCTGCGCCGCAAGGCCCAGCTCCTTCACCTGCGCCCTGACCTGCAGATGATCGACATCCGCGGCAACGTCGAAACCCGCATCCGCAAGCTCACCGAAGACGATCTCGATGCCGTGATCCTGGCTGCCGCCGGAATGCATCGTCTCGGATTTACCGAGCAGATCAGCGAATACCTGGAGACCGAGATTTCCCTTCCCGCCATCGGGCAGGGGGCTCTGGGACTGGAAAGCCGTATCGAGGACGCCGAAATCAATGCCCTCATCGACTTCTTCAACCACCCCGCGACTGCCTCCGCCGTCATCGCCGAAAGGGCCTTTCTGCGCCGCCTGGAAGGCGGATGCCAGGTACCCATCGCCGCCTTCGGCGCCGTGAAGGGCGACCGACTTTCTTTCACCGGGCTGGTTTCCAGCGTCGACGGGAAGCAGTTCCTCAAACAGACCGTCGAGGGTCAAGCGGAGGAGGCCGGGCACCTGGGCACCTCCCTGGCCGACGACCTGCTGATCAAGGGGGCCGGAAAAATCCTCAACGAGGTCTATCAGCATGAAACCTTCGACGAGCGCCGGGAAGAAGTCTGA
- the hemA gene encoding glutamyl-tRNA reductase, translating to MNIIVVGLSHKTAPVEIRERVAFPPTAMEKPLRELMALPAVTEGVIVSTCNRVELYATSRDPEAGLVQLRRFLAAYHGIPSQELESHLYDYQGEEAIRHVFRVSSSLDSMVIGEPQILGQIKTAYGYATEFKTAGLILNRFLHKAFSVAKRVRTETEIASNAVSVSFAAVELARKIFGKLEDKTVLLIGAGEMCELAARHFINNGVSSVMVTNRTFERAEKLAAEFNGRPILFDSFPDHLPQVDIILTSTGAPNFILGHKTVEEVIRRRRNKPMFFIDIAVPRDIDPKVNKIDNVYLYDVDDLQGVVQSNLKERQKEAKKAEGIIDEEIGQFFRWLASLEVVPTIVSLRSKLEEVRRGELEKTFSILRDLDQKERKAIEALTSAIINKVLHQPITTLKNSQNDASGDSYVDAVRALFDLKPPEPEGEIKSLDDHNPELRSHKS from the coding sequence ATGAACATTATTGTTGTGGGGCTCAGTCACAAGACCGCCCCCGTTGAAATACGCGAACGTGTCGCTTTTCCTCCCACCGCCATGGAAAAACCACTCCGGGAGCTGATGGCCTTACCGGCTGTCACCGAAGGGGTCATCGTTTCCACGTGCAATCGGGTGGAACTCTATGCCACAAGCAGAGACCCGGAAGCTGGACTGGTGCAGCTCAGGCGCTTTCTCGCCGCTTATCACGGCATCCCATCGCAGGAATTGGAATCCCACCTCTATGATTACCAGGGGGAGGAGGCCATCCGCCACGTCTTTCGGGTTTCCTCCAGCCTCGACTCCATGGTCATCGGCGAGCCGCAGATCCTCGGCCAGATCAAGACCGCTTACGGCTACGCCACCGAATTCAAGACCGCCGGCCTGATCCTCAACCGCTTTCTGCACAAGGCCTTCTCCGTGGCCAAGCGGGTGCGCACCGAAACTGAAATCGCCAGCAACGCGGTCTCCGTCTCCTTTGCCGCCGTGGAGCTGGCCCGCAAGATTTTCGGAAAACTCGAAGACAAGACGGTGCTCCTCATAGGCGCCGGCGAGATGTGCGAGCTGGCGGCGCGCCACTTCATCAACAACGGCGTTTCCTCTGTCATGGTGACGAACCGCACCTTCGAACGAGCGGAAAAACTCGCCGCGGAATTCAACGGCAGGCCGATCCTTTTCGACAGCTTTCCCGATCACCTGCCCCAGGTGGATATCATCCTCACCTCCACCGGAGCGCCCAATTTCATACTCGGCCATAAAACGGTGGAGGAAGTCATCCGCCGCCGCAGGAACAAGCCGATGTTCTTCATCGACATCGCCGTACCCCGCGATATCGATCCCAAAGTGAACAAAATCGACAACGTGTATCTCTACGACGTCGACGACCTGCAGGGTGTGGTGCAGTCCAACCTCAAAGAACGCCAGAAAGAAGCAAAAAAGGCCGAAGGGATCATCGACGAGGAGATCGGCCAGTTTTTCCGCTGGCTGGCGAGCCTGGAGGTGGTTCCCACCATCGTCTCTCTGCGAAGCAAGCTCGAAGAAGTGCGGCGCGGGGAGCTGGAGAAGACCTTCTCCATCCTCAGGGATCTCGACCAGAAAGAGCGCAAGGCTATCGAGGCGCTGACCTCCGCCATTATCAACAAGGTGCTGCACCAGCCCATCACCACCCTGAAAAATTCGCAGAATGACGCCTCCGGCGACAGCTACGTGGACGCCGTGCGGGCTCTGTTCGACCTGAAGCCCCCCGAGCCGGAGGGCGAAATCAAGTCCCTGGACGATCACAATCCGGAGTTAAGGAGCCACAAATCATGA